The DNA region GGATCCGTGGGTGAAACCACCGTCCGGTGCCCTGACTGTGCAACATAGAATTCAGCGCCACCCGGATCGGCGATGAGCGCGATTCGGCCGAAAAGGTGTCAACGGGCTTGCAAAGCACCTGCCCGCCCGCCTTGCGCGCCTCAGCAACGGTGGCGTCGACGTCGTCCGGGCCGAAACTTATCCACCAGCGCGAAGGCCTAGTCATCCCAGCTGCAGTCGCGTCCAAGATCGCCGCTCGAATAGTATTTCCGGTTTGAAAAGTTCCATACCGGATCGAGGTACTCATCAGCGGAAGTCGCGGCGTCCATTCCATCGCGGTGCAGTAGAACTCAAAAACTGCGTCAAACCGATAGGTATTTAGGGTGTGCCAAATGGGATACCCCGGTGCATCTGGGCAGTGAAATCCAGGAACGCTCTTCCGCTGCCAAGGCCCAAGAACGGCCTCACCTGGCCCCATCGCGACCGCCGTCTTGCCAAACTCGCCATGGTCCATCGTTGGCATTAGTACCGTGCCACCATGTCGAGACACCGAAGCCTGAGCGGCTTTAAGATCGTCTACGGAAAGGTACGTAGTCCAGGAATCGGAAAAAATTGAAGAGTTCATCCCTAGACCGCCGACTGGCGCGCCGTCTTTCGAGAAGATCGAGTAATCACCAAACCCGTCGTATTCAAGCTGAGTGCATTCCCAACCAAAAAGTTCCCCGTAGAAGTCTTTCGCCGCAGCCGGATCCGAACTCATCACATCCACCCAGCACGGGCCCTGTACCGAAAACGCGCTCACCATTCCCCTAAAAGTGCGCTTAAACGAAAGCGCCCACCCCGGTAACCGCCCTACCTACGATGAGTGAATTGATCTCGTAAGTACCTTCATAGCTATACAGAATCTCTGCGTCGCCAAACAATTTGGCCATTTCATAGTCGCTAGTAACTCCGTTGCCGCCCAGTAATGCACGCCCTTTAGCCACCGACTCGCGGGACAACCGCGTCGTAGTGGCCTTAACCATTGCCGCTTGCGGCATTTGCGCACTACCCTCTTCTTGCATCCGGGCGAATTGCAGCATCAAAGCCAAGGACGACGTCGCGTTGCCTAGAATTTCCGACAGGCTTAGTTGGATAAGCTGAAACTTAGCCAACGGCCTACCAAATTGGATTCTCGCTAGGGCGTAGTCACGACCGATATCAAAGGCGCCAAACTGGATCCCGGCGGCTTGCCAGCCCACCCAGGCTCGCGAGTCCCGCAACAGCTCGTTGGCCGCGGCGAAGTTCGTGGCCTCTGGC from Renibacterium salmoninarum ATCC 33209 includes:
- a CDS encoding VOC family protein, which gives rise to MSAFSVQGPCWVDVMSSDPAAAKDFYGELFGWECTQLEYDGFGDYSIFSKDGAPVGGLGMNSSIFSDSWTTYLSVDDLKAAQASVSRHGGTVLMPTMDHGEFGKTAVAMGPGEAVLGPWQRKSVPGFHCPDAPGYPIWHTLNTYRFDAVFEFYCTAMEWTPRLPLMSTSIRYGTFQTGNTIRAAILDATAAGMTRPSRWWISFGPDDVDATVAEARKAGGQVLCKPVDTFSAESRSSPIRVALNSMLHSQGTGRWFHPRIRGIWPGLQNFDR